From the Primulina tabacum isolate GXHZ01 chromosome 3, ASM2559414v2, whole genome shotgun sequence genome, one window contains:
- the LOC142539998 gene encoding uncharacterized protein LOC142539998 → MGSEGPTSPITIHVTGFKKFHGVAENPTETIVNNLQGYLNKRVVPNGLIIGSCTILETAGQGAVVSLYQTLQSSVSKDNTVSSSSRVIWVHFGVNSGATKFALEHQAVNEATFRCPDEMGWKPQKVPIVPADGGVSRIRKTSLPIEDITKSLAKMGYEVMTSDDAGRFVCNYVYYHSLRFADLNGIQSIFVHVPLFLTIDEEIQMQFAASLLEVIASLE, encoded by the exons ATGGGATCTGAAGGACCTACTTCGCCAATAACAATTCATGTGACGGGATTTAAAAAGTTTCATGGGGTGGCAGAAAATCCAACTGAAACAATTGTTAACAATCTCCAAGGTTATCTGAACAAAAGGGTTGTACCGAATGGGTTGATCATCGGTAGTTGCACAATTCTCGAAACTGCAGGGCAAGGAGCTGTTGTTTCTTTGTACCAAACGTTGCAATCTTCGGTGAGCAAGGATAACACAGTGTCCAGTTCTAGCAGGGTTATCTGG GTCCATTTTGGAGTAAACAGTGGAGCCACAAAATTTGCTCTAGAGCATCAAGCCGTCAATGAAGCCACCTTCCGCTGTCCAGATGAGATGGGATGGAAGCCTCAG AAAGTTCCCATTGTTCCTGCGGATGGTGGGGTTTCACGGATACGAaag ACTTCACTTCCCATTGAGGATATTACGAAGTCCTTGGCGAAGATGGGTTATGAAGTGATGACTTCGGATGATGCTGGTCGGTTTGTTTGCAACTATGTATACTATCATTCGTTGCGTTTTGCGGATCTGAATGGAATTCAATCGATATTTGTGCACGTTCCTCTCTTCTTGACCATTGACGAAGAGATCCAGATGCAATTTGCTGCTTCGTTGTTGGAGGTAATTGCGTCATTGGAGTAA
- the LOC142538936 gene encoding zinc finger CCCH domain-containing protein 3 isoform X2: MPLGKYYCDYCDKEFQDTPAARRRHLQGIQHQRAKAAWYSPQNLNRIHEPESFGKGVCNRFVRTGSCQYGDSCKYYHPKDVAGTNIQGIAGVIGTQLGTTLGSLPPSLCPPPEGGYPPLPFINWG, encoded by the exons ATGCCGTTGGGCAAGTACTACTGCGATTACTGCGATAAGGAATTCCAGGACACCCCTGCGGCGCGGCGGCGCCACCTCCAGGGCATTCAGCACCAGAGAGCCAAAGCTGCCTGGTACTCCCCCCAAA ATTTGAATCGAATTCATGAGCCTGAGTCTTTTGGTAAAGGAGTCTGCAATCGATTTGTTAGGACG GGTTCGTGCCAATATGGAGATTCTTGCAAATACTATCATCCCAAGGATGTGGCGGGCACAAACATTCAAGGAATAGCAG GTGTAATTGGAACTCAACTTGGAACTACCCTGGGAAGCCTGCCTCCATCATTGTGTCCACCTCCTGAGGGTGGATATCCGCCGCTGCCTTTCATCAACTGGGGATAG
- the LOC142540000 gene encoding psbP domain-containing protein 1, chloroplastic isoform X1 has product MLNESKGFAVPRRNAMALILSGYILSISSTQNTTFAQSVVYREYIDSFDGYSFKYPGNWIQVRGAGADIFFRDPFVLDENISVEISSPSSSRYKSVEDLGSPEEAGKKVLRQYLTEFMSTRLGVRRESRIISTSSRVANDGKLYYLVEANIKSYASNNELAVMPQDRVVRMEWDRRYLSVLGVENNQLYELRLQTPEKTFMEEENDLRTIMDSFRVKKVVA; this is encoded by the exons ATGCTAAATGAG AGTAAAGGTTTTGCAGTTCCAAGAAGAAATGCTATGGCATTGATCCTCTCAGGTTACATCCTCTCAATTTCCAGTACCCAAAATACTACTTTTGCACAGTCTGTAGTATACAGGGAATACATAGATTCATTTGATGGATACTCATTCAAGTACCCGGGCAACTGGATTCAAGTACGTGGTGCTGGTGCTGATATATTCTTCAGGGACCCTTTTGTTCTCGATGAAAATATTTCGGTAGAGATATCATCTCCTTCGTCCTCCAGGTACAAGAGCGTAGAAGATTTGGGTTCACCAGAAGAAGCAGGGAAGAAAGTACTTAGGCAGTATTTGACCGAGTTCATGTCTACTCGACTTGGTGTAAGGCGTGAATCAAGAATAATTTCTACGTCTTCGAGAGTGGCCAATGATGGGAAGCTGTACTATCTAGTTGAG GCAAACATTAAGTCATACGCGAGCAACAATGAATTGGCAGTCATGCCACAGGACAGGGTGGTTCGTATGGAATGGGATCGGAGATACCTTTCAGTTCTTGGAGTTGAGAATAATCAACTATATGAATTACGATTACAGACTCCGGAAAAGACATTCATGGAAGAGGAAAATGATCTTCGCACCATTATGGATTCCTTTAGGGTGAAGAAAGTGGTTGCTTGA
- the LOC142540003 gene encoding stress-related protein-like, translating into MEQADSNPQSNFMEKDKIRPKYLEFVQVAALHALICASRLYNYAKEKSGPLKPGIHSVEDTVKNVVSPVYDKYHHLPVEVLMFLDRKVGESVNKVQSSVPPTLKQVSTQAMDTAQKAPQAARSVLADVKNAGMVETASGLAKTVYTKCEPTAKYMYTKYEPVAESAWQSLNKLPLFPRVAQAVAPTASYCSEKYNHAVQVSAEKGFKVASYLPLVPTEKIAKMLNTGNMAEPLVSGVH; encoded by the exons ATGGAGCAAGCAGATTCCAACCCCCAATCTAATTTC ATGGAGAAGGACAAGATCAGGCCGAAATACCTTGAATTCGTGCAAGTCGCGGCTCTCCATGCCCTCATTTGCGCTTCCAGGCTCTACAACTACGCAAAGGAAAAGTCGGGCCCTTTGAAGCCCGGAATCCACTCCGTCGAGGATACCGTCAAAAACGTCGTCTCCCCTGTTTACGACAAATACCATCATCTCCCTGTCGAGGTCCTCATGTTTCTCGATCGCAAG GTTGGCGAATCTGTGAACAAGGTGCAGAGTAGTGTACCCCCAACTCTGAAGCAAGTATCAACCCAAGCAATGGATACAGCTCAGAAAGCTCCACAGGCTGCTCGTTCTGTCCTGGCAGATGTCAAGAATGCGGGCATGGTGGAGACGGCCTCGGGGCTTGCAAAAACTGTGTACACTAAGTGTGAGCCTACTGCCAAGTACATGTACACCAAATATGAACCCGTAGCCGAGTCCGCCTGGCAATCCCTGAATAAGCTGCCACTCTTCCCTCGAGTGGCTCAAGCTGTTGCTCCGACAGCCAGTTATTGTTCGGAGAAGTATAATCATGCCGTTCAAGTTTCAGCTGAGAAAGGGTTCAAGGTTGCTTCGTATCTCCCGTTGGTACCCACCGAAAAGATTGCTAAGATGCTTAACACTGGAAACATGGCGGAGCCTTTGGTTTCTGGTGTCCATTGA
- the LOC142540000 gene encoding psbP domain-containing protein 1, chloroplastic isoform X2, whose product MALILSGYILSISSTQNTTFAQSVVYREYIDSFDGYSFKYPGNWIQVRGAGADIFFRDPFVLDENISVEISSPSSSRYKSVEDLGSPEEAGKKVLRQYLTEFMSTRLGVRRESRIISTSSRVANDGKLYYLVEANIKSYASNNELAVMPQDRVVRMEWDRRYLSVLGVENNQLYELRLQTPEKTFMEEENDLRTIMDSFRVKKVVA is encoded by the exons ATGGCATTGATCCTCTCAGGTTACATCCTCTCAATTTCCAGTACCCAAAATACTACTTTTGCACAGTCTGTAGTATACAGGGAATACATAGATTCATTTGATGGATACTCATTCAAGTACCCGGGCAACTGGATTCAAGTACGTGGTGCTGGTGCTGATATATTCTTCAGGGACCCTTTTGTTCTCGATGAAAATATTTCGGTAGAGATATCATCTCCTTCGTCCTCCAGGTACAAGAGCGTAGAAGATTTGGGTTCACCAGAAGAAGCAGGGAAGAAAGTACTTAGGCAGTATTTGACCGAGTTCATGTCTACTCGACTTGGTGTAAGGCGTGAATCAAGAATAATTTCTACGTCTTCGAGAGTGGCCAATGATGGGAAGCTGTACTATCTAGTTGAG GCAAACATTAAGTCATACGCGAGCAACAATGAATTGGCAGTCATGCCACAGGACAGGGTGGTTCGTATGGAATGGGATCGGAGATACCTTTCAGTTCTTGGAGTTGAGAATAATCAACTATATGAATTACGATTACAGACTCCGGAAAAGACATTCATGGAAGAGGAAAATGATCTTCGCACCATTATGGATTCCTTTAGGGTGAAGAAAGTGGTTGCTTGA
- the LOC142538936 gene encoding zinc finger CCCH domain-containing protein 3 isoform X1 → MPLGKYYCDYCDKEFQDTPAARRRHLQGIQHQRAKAAWYSPQNLNRIHEPESFGKGVCNRFVRTGSCQYGDSCKYYHPKDVAGTNIQGIAGTNIVTNVQSYTGVIGTQLGTTLGSLPPSLCPPPEGGYPPLPFINWG, encoded by the exons ATGCCGTTGGGCAAGTACTACTGCGATTACTGCGATAAGGAATTCCAGGACACCCCTGCGGCGCGGCGGCGCCACCTCCAGGGCATTCAGCACCAGAGAGCCAAAGCTGCCTGGTACTCCCCCCAAA ATTTGAATCGAATTCATGAGCCTGAGTCTTTTGGTAAAGGAGTCTGCAATCGATTTGTTAGGACG GGTTCGTGCCAATATGGAGATTCTTGCAAATACTATCATCCCAAGGATGTGGCGGGCACAAACATTCAAGGAATAGCAG GAACAAATATTGTTACTAATGTGCAGTCATATACT GGTGTAATTGGAACTCAACTTGGAACTACCCTGGGAAGCCTGCCTCCATCATTGTGTCCACCTCCTGAGGGTGGATATCCGCCGCTGCCTTTCATCAACTGGGGATAG
- the LOC142540001 gene encoding importin subunit alpha-4-like yields the protein MSLRPGSRSDVRKKSYKIGVDAEEARRRREDNLVEIRKSKREDNLLKKRREGLPNGSLPQQLFPLDPSQSPAAIEKKLENIPLMVQGVWSDDPSAQVEATTQFRKLLSIERSPPIDEVIKSGVIPRFVDFLDRNDLPQLQFEAAWALTNVASGTSEHTRVVIEHGAVPKFVHLLGSTSDDVREQAVWALGNVAGDSPTFRDLVLGYGALAPLLAQLNDNSKLSMLRNATWTLSNFCRGKPPTPFEQVKPALPVLRHLIHLNDEEVLTDACWALSYLSDGTNDKIQAVLEAGVCPRLVELLLHPSPTVLVPALRTVGNIVTGDDGQTQFVIDNQVLPILYQLLTQNHKKSIKKEACWTISNITAGNKAQIQAVIEANILLPLVQLLQHAEFEIKKEAAWAISNATSGGSHEQIRFLVSQGCIKPLCDLLICPDPRIITVCLEGLENILKIGETDKENGLNDGINIYAQMIDDCEGLDKIENLQSHDNTEIYEKAVKILEKYWAEEDEDQNLVNHVDGNHQDFNFGNNQPNIPTGGFKFG from the exons ATGTCTCTGCGGCCGGGAAGCAGGTCAGATGTGCGGAAGAAGAGCTACAAAATTGGAGTCGACGCGGAGGAGGCTCGGCGGCGGAGGGAGGATAATCTGGTGGAGATCAGGAAGAGCAAGCGGGAAGATAATCTTCTCAAGAAGCGGCGCGAGGGTCTTCCCAATGGAAGTCTCCCCCAACAGCTTTTTCCTCTCGATCCTTCCCAATCGCCTGCGGCCATCGAGAAAAAG TTAGAAAATATTCCTCTGATGGTCCAAGGAGTATGGTCTGATGATCCTTCTGCTCAAGTGGAGGCAACCACACAATTTAGAAAGCTTTTATCAATTG AGAGAAGCCCTCCAATTGATGAGGTGATCAAATCTGGGGTTATCCCTAGGTTTGTCGACTTCCTTGATAGGAATGACCTGCCTCAGCTTCAA TTTGAAGCTGCATGGGCTTTGACAAATGTTGCTTCTGGGACGTCAGAGCATACAAGGGTTGTTATTGAACATGGTGCTGTTCCTAAGTTTGTGCACCTTCTTGGTTCTACCAGTGATGATGTCCGTGAGCAG GCGGTCTGGGCTCTGGGTAATGTTGCTGGTGATTCTCCAACCTTCAGGGATCTTGTCCTTGGATATGGTGCCCTTGCACCTTTGCTAGCTCAGTTGAATGATAATTCAAAGCTTTCCATGCTGAGAAATGCTACATGGACATTGTCTAATTTCTGTCGAGGGAAGCCACCCACACCGTTTGAGCAG GTGAAGCCTGCCTTGCCTGTTCTTAGACATCTTATTCACTTGAACGATGAGGAGGTGTTGACTGATGCCTGCTGGGCTCTTTCTTATCTTTCTGATGGAACAAACGATAAAATTCAAGCTGTGCTTGAGGCAGGTGTCTGTCCCCGACTTGTGGAGCTTTTGCT CCATCCATCACCTACTGTTCTTGTACCTGCACTTCGAACTGTGGGGAATATTGTCACCGGTGATGATGGTCAGACACAG TTTGTAATTGACAACCAAGTTCTCCCCATCCTCTATCAACTTCTCACACAAAATCACAAGAAAAGCATTAAAAAAGAAGCTTGCTGGACAATTTCTAATATCACTGCTGGAAATAAAGCTCAAATACAG GCCGTCATTGAGGCTAATATCCTTCTTCCCCTGGTGCAACTTCTCCAACATGCAGAGTTTGAAATTAAGAAAGAGGCTGCATGGGCAATATCAAATGCCACCTCTGGTGGATCTCACGAGCAGATTAG ATTCTTGGTGAGCCAAGGTTGCATCAAGCCACTATGCGATCTCTTAATATGTCCGGACCCAAGGATCATCACCGTGTGCCTGGAGGGCCTTGAAAACATTTTGAAGATAGGTGAGACAGATAAAGAAAATGGTTTGAATGATGGAATCAATATATATGCGCAAATGATCGATGATTGTGAAGGGCTAGACAAAATAGAAAATCTCCAGAGCCATGACAACACGGAAATATATGAAAAGGCCGTGAAAATTTTGGAGAAGTACTGGGCTGAAGAAGATGAGGATCAAAATCTTGTTAATCACGTAGATGGAAATCATCAAGATTTCAACTTCGGCAATAATCAGCCGAATATTCCTACCGGAGGCTTCAAATTTGGTTGA
- the LOC142540004 gene encoding rapid alkalinization factor-like: protein MACGSKLLRFLLLVSSLLLLRVSVAATMGSGDASVWMMPATRSGCKGTVAECLVDGDEEFELDSESNRRILVTRKYISYGALQRDSVPCSRRGASYYNCRPGAQANPYSRGCSAITRCRS from the coding sequence ATGGCATGCGGCTCGAAATTGCTGCGGTTTCTGCTCTTAGTCTCATCTCTGCTGCTTCTCCGAGTGTCGGTGGCGGCGACAATGGGTTCTGGGGATGCGTCTGTGTGGATGATGCCGGCGACGAGATCTGGCTGCAAGGGGACAGTCGCCGAGTGCCTCGTCGACGGAGATGAGGAATTCGAGCTGGATTCGGAGTCTAACCGGCGGATCTTAGTCACGCGCAAATACATCAGCTACGGTGCGCTGCAGAGGGACAGTGTACCCTGCTCTCGCCGCGGCGCATCTTACTACAACTGCCGCCCTGGCGCACAGGCAAACCCATACTCCCGCGGATGCAGCGCCATCACTCGTTGCCGGAGTTGA
- the LOC142540002 gene encoding pentatricopeptide repeat-containing protein At4g25270, chloroplastic has protein sequence MKLCLQLPFSYPSFSCSARRKKRQLRIQIYQNPKQKLHFPKSAPTPLLIHQNIIPRSKIQALETVIEKLEASVKTGIIIEDPQIFASLLETCAQLKAIDLGIKVHNLIPLKLLGKNVGISSKLIRLYATNGYVEKAHEMFDQMSGRNLSAFPWNSLISGYVEMGLYEDAVALYFQMVEEDMKPDEYTFPRVLKACGGIGMIQVGEEIHRHVIRFGLGNDTFVLNSLVDMYAKCGDIVKARHVFDRINDKDLISWNTMIIGYFKHNLETEAFEIFRLMISRSCEPDSVTISSVLSSISPYMIGAQVHGWIIRRGMEWNLSVCNSLILFYSNQDKLNQARWLFECMPERDIVSWNSIISAHSKDPQALEYFKRMMESGEASPDSITFVSLLSACAHLGLVKDGEELFVLMTEGICLSPSMEHYGCMVNLYGKAGLIDEAYKFISSKMEFEAGPTVWGALLYACYVHGNINIGEIAAKHMFELEPDGEHNFELLMKIYRNVGRYEDMDRIKVAMMERGLDL, from the coding sequence ATGAAGCTTTGCTTGCAGCTGCCATTTTCATACCCAAGCTTCTCTTGCAGCGCAAGAAGGAAGAAACGACAGTTACGAATTCAAATCTACCAAAATCCTAAACAAAAACTTCATTTCCCAAAATCAGCGCCAACCCCACTCTTAATCCACCAAAATATCATTCCCCGGTCCAAAATCCAGGCCCTGGAAACTGTCATCGAAAAACTAGAAGCCTCTGTCAAGACTGGCATTATAATCGAGGATCCTCAAATCTTTGCGTCGCTTCTTGAAACCTGTGCCCAATTGAAAGCCATTGATCTAGGTATTAAagttcataatctcattcctcTTAAGCTTTTGGGTAAGAATGTCGGAATTTCATCAAAGCTTATCCGTTTGTATGCTACTAATGGGTACGTGGAGAAAGCACACGAAATGTTTGATCAAAtgagtggccgaaatttgtcCGCTTTTCCGTGGAATTCGCTTATTTCTGGCTATGTAGAGATGGGTTTGTATGAAGATGCGGTGGCATTGTACTTTCAGATGGTGGAAGAGGACATGAAGCCTGACGAGTACACTTTTCCGCGGGTGTTGAAGGCTTGTGGAGGAATTGGTATGATTCAAGTTGGTGAAGAGATTCATCGGCATGTGATCAGATTCGGGCTTGGCAATGACACGTTTGTGCTGAATTCTCTTGTTGATATGTATGCCAAATGTGGCGACATTGTCAAGGCTCGGCACGTGTTTGATCGAATTAACGACAAGGACTTGATTTCTTGGAATACTATGATCATTGGGTACTTCAAGCACAATCTTGAAACCGAAGCATTTGAGATCTTTCggttgatgatatccagaaGCTGTGAACCTGACTCTGTTACCATTTCATCCGTTTTGAGTAGCATTTCACCTTACATGATCGGGGCACAAGTACATGGATGGATTATTCGAAGAGGGATGGAGTGGAATTTATCCGTATGTAACTCTTTGATCCTTTTTTACTCGAACCAGGATAAGTTAAACCAAGCAAGATGGTTATTTGAGTGTATGCCCGAGAGGGATATAGTCTCATGGAACTCAATAATTTCAGCCCACTCGAAGGATCCCCAAGCTCTTGAGTACTTCAAACGCATGATGGAATCTGGTGAGGCCTCACCAGATTCAATCACATTTGTTTCACTGTTATCTGCTTGTGCTCATTTGGGATTGGTGAAGGATGGGGAAGAGTTGTTTGTTTTGATGACCGAGGGGATTTGTTTGAGCCCGAGTATGGAGCACTATGGGTGTATGGTGAATCTATATGGAAAGGCGGGTTTGATCGATGAAGCATACAAGTTTATATCCAGTAAAATGGAGTTCGAGGCTGGGCCGACTGTATGGGGTGCGTTGCTTTATGCTTGTTATGTTCATGGTAACATTAATATAGGAGAGATAGCTGCGAAACATATGTTTGAGTTGGAGCCAGATGGGGAGCATAATTTTGAACTCTTGATGAAGATTTATCGAAATGTGGGTCGTTACGAGGACATGGATCGAATAAAAGTTGCAATGATGGAACGAGGACTGGACTTGTGA